Within the Gracilinanus agilis isolate LMUSP501 unplaced genomic scaffold, AgileGrace unplaced_scaffold55443, whole genome shotgun sequence genome, the region GGCGCTGCTCATGTgccctctccctttgtctctctctgtgtctttatctctgtgtctgtctcctctctgtgtctctgtcttccccctctgtctctgtgtctctcttcctctctctgtctctgtgtctgtctgtctcccccctctgcctctgtctctgtcttcaccctctgtctctgtgtctgtgtctctccctctctctgtctctctgtgtctgtctccccctctgtgtctgtctgtctctccctctgtctctgtgtctgtctctccctctctctgtgtctgtctccctctctctgtctgtctctccctctctctgtgtctgtctctccctctctctgtctctgtctgtctccctctctctgtctgtctctccctctctctgtgtctgtgtctccctctctctgtctgtgtctgtctctccctctctttgtgtctgtctgtctgtctcctctctctgtctctgtctctccctctctctgtctctgtgtctgtctcctctctgtgtgtctctgtgccCCTCGGGGCCGTGCTTGTGTCGAGGCCTGAGCAGGCCGGGTGTGTTTCCTCTGCAGCTCTTCGAGGGCATGAAGGCTTTTCGAGGCAAGGACCAGCGAGTGCGCCTCTTCCGCCCCTGGCTCAACATGGAGCGCATGCTGCGCTCAGCCTTGCGGATTTGCCTCCCGGTGAGAGGCGGCGCCATGGGCTGGGGTCCCCGGGGGGCCCAGGGCATGGAGGGGCAGGACAGGGCAGGAGGCACCCCGTGTGGCCTTGGTTCCCCTCTCTGGAAAGCGGGCGGGACTTGGACCAGCGGAGGCTGAGGGTCTGCTTGGGCCTCGTCTGggctcttccttcctcctccctccagagCTTCGACAAGCTTGAACTTCTGGAATGTATCCGCCGCCTGGTAGAGGTGGACCAGGACTGGGTCCCCAGCGGGGAGCAGAAGAAGAACAGCCTCTACATCCGACCCACCTTCATCGGCAATGAGGTGCACGCTGGCAGGAGGGAGGGCGCCCCAGCGGAGGAGGCCCGCCCTGAGGCGCTGGTCCCTGGGAGACAAGAGGGCCCCGGAGAGCCCGGCCCGGTTCCTTCTGTCTCCCAGGCCGGGGGCTTGGGGGGGGCTGTGTGCTGGGTTTCTGACGGCCCCCGTTCCTCAGGGATGTCTGGGCGTCCACCCCTCCCTCCAAGCCCTGCTCTACGTCATCCTGTGTCCTGTGGGTTCCTACTTTTCTGGGGACTCGCTAGAGCCTGTCTCACTACTGGCTGATCCCCGCTTTATCCGAGCCTGGCCCGGGGGGCCCGGTGACTGCAAGCTGGGAGGGTGAGCACACGAGCCCTGCCCTTGGCGACCTTGGGGCTGGGGGGTCCCGCTGGGCTTGGGGTGCGAGGCACGGCCGGGGGAGAAGGGCCGTCGGGGAGCGCCCCTTGGAGCCGCGCACGGAGGGGGGCCCCGAGCGTGGGCGCTGAGCGTGGGCGGCCTCCCCGCGCAGGAATTACGGGCCCACCGTGCTCGTGCAGGGGGCCGCCCAGCGGGAGGGCTGCGAACAGGTCTTGTGGCTCTACGGGCCGGACCACCTCATCACCGAGATCGGGACCATGAACATCTTCATTTTCTGGACCCACGACGACGGCGGTGAGGCCCCGGCCACAAGGGGGGCGGACGTGGAGGCCCCAAGGCCTGTGCCGTGGGGGGGCGGCCGGACTCTGGGGGCCCCCGTCTGACCGTCCCCGCCTCCCCCCAGTGCTGGAGCTCCTGACGCCCCCCCTGAACGGGATCATCCTTCCGGGGGTCGTTCGGCAGAGCATCCTCGACCTGGCCCGGACGTGGGTAAGTGGGATGTAGCCCTCCGCCGCTCGGGGTCTCCCGGGGCCCCTGGGCCAGGCCGGCACCCACCGTCCCTGCCGCCCCCCAGGGGGAGTTCCGAGTGACCGAGAGGGAGGTGAGCATGAAGGAGCTGATGAAGGCGCTGCGGGAAGGCCGCGTGCGGGAGATATTCGGCTCGGGCACGGCCTGCCAGGTGTGCCCCGTGAACCACATCCTGT harbors:
- the BCAT2 gene encoding branched-chain-amino-acid aminotransferase, mitochondrial, whose protein sequence is VWARKVRPVPHLLRTSQRCLGSTFRASDLQVKLCQALQRKPDPKEPLTFGKQFTDHMLVVEWNHKDGWGAPCIQPFRHLVLHPACSGLHYGIQLFEGMKAFRGKDQRVRLFRPWLNMERMLRSALRICLPSFDKLELLECIRRLVEVDQDWVPSGEQKKNSLYIRPTFIGNEGCLGVHPSLQALLYVILCPVGSYFSGDSLEPVSLLADPRFIRAWPGGPGDCKLGGNYGPTVLVQGAAQREGCEQVLWLYGPDHLITEIGTMNIFIFWTHDDGVLELLTPPLNGIILPGVVRQSILDLARTWGEFRVTEREVSMKELMKALREGRVREIFGSGTACQVCPVNHILYQGEHVHIPTMENGPELILRLHHEFKNIQYAERPHEWMMPV